AAATTTAAGCGAGCCAAACAAACTAGCTACACTCCCTGTCCTAGGTTTTATGCGAAGAAAATGAATTGAGACTAGTTTCAGTAGCCAAATAACAAACCCAGGATAATTGACCAAGATTATAACTACTTGGGGGAATGATTTAGTTACATTTTCAATAAGCCAATTTAACAAACTACTGTACCTTTTTTTATGTTGAAATTGTAATGTGTTACTTTAGCAAGTGACGACTGCGCAAAACTGAGTTGATATCCATCGAGCCATATTCCGGTGGATTTTCGGGTGCGTTTACACTGACAGCTCAATTCTGATCTTTTCTTTTTACTAACCAGATCAGCTCCGAAAAATAACTATGATTGATTGGTGATTAAGACCAAATAGCGGAAGAAATATACATTGggtaatttgtgtaaaagtagcctTATATTGCATTCACGTCATCTCAAACTCGGGACCTCTGAGTTAAAATTTAAGTAAGTAATTTGCATAGATGTCGAGCTTCCTATTGGTTGGTTCTGGTACCTCCCAAGTGGGAAAATCGGGGCATGACTCTTCTGCCCATGTTAGAAAGTTGGAAATGTAGTAAACTAagtattaaataaatatatattttagattctaaaaagtagccacgctttgccttgatgacagctttgcacactcttggcattctctcaaccagcttcatgagggagtcacctggaatgcatttcaattaacaggtgtgtgttaacttgtttccttcttaatgcatttgagccaatccgttgttttgacaaggtagggttggtatacagaagatagccctatttggtaaaataccagtccaaattatggcaagaacagctcaaataagtgtaacggatgtgaaacggctagcttagttagtgtgggcgctaaatagcgtttcaatcagtgacgccacttgctctgagaccttgaagtagtagttccccttgctctgcaagggccgcggcttttgtggagcgatgggtaacgacgcttgtcagttgttgatgtgtgcagaaggtctctagttcgcgcccgggtatgggcgaggggacggtctaaaattatataagcaaagagaaacaacagtccatcattactttaagacttgaaggtcagtcaatccggaacattaaGAACttggaaagtttcttcaagtgcagtctcaaaaaccatcgagcgctatgatgaaactggctctcatgaggaccgccacaggaaaggaagacccatagtacctctgctgcagaggataagtttattagagttaccagcctcagaaattgcagcccaaataaatgcttcacagatttctagtaacagacacatctcaacatcaactgttcagatgagactgtttGACTCAAGCTTTCATGGTCGatttgctgtaaagaaaccactaataaaggacaccaataagaagacatgcttgtgtaacagtataactttagtatAACTtaagaccgtcccctcgcccatacccgggcgcgaaccagggaccctctgcacacatcaacaactgacacccacgaagcatcgttacccatcgatccacaaaagccgcggcccttgcagagcaaggggaactactacttcaaggtctcagagcaagtgacgtcaccgatttgaaacgctatttagcgcgcaccaccgctaactaagctagctgtttcaagaaacatgaacaatggatattagactgctggaaatctgttctttggtctgaggatccaaatttgagatttttggttccaaccaccatgtctttgtgagacgcaaagtaggtgaactTTGCATGTGTAGGTCCCACAGTTACGcatggaggtgtgggggtgctttgttggtgacactgtcagtgatttatttcgaattccAGGCACACTTactcagcatggctaccacagaattctgcagggATATACCATCCCATcaggtttgggcttagtgggactatcatttgtttttcaactggacaatgacccaacacacctccaggctgtgtaagggctatttgaccaagaaggagagtgatggagtgctgcatcagatgacctggcctccacaatcactcaacctcaacccaattgagatggtttgggatgagttggaccgcagcgtgaaggaaaagatcccgagtggcgcagcggtctaaggcacactggttcgattccaggctgtatcacaaccggacgtgattggtaGACCCATAGcactgcgcacaattggcccagcgtcgtctgggttttgTCGgtgtgccaagagtgtgcaaagctgttttcAAGACacagggtggctacttggaatataaaattattttttacacttttttggggtttacatgattccatatgtgttgttttgatgtcttcactattattctacaatgtagaaaatataatgaaaaaacccctgaatgagtaggtgtgttcaaacttttgattggtactgttgTTGTGTGAGGAATGTGAGacaatatccacaggaaagtatcaTTACATTAACTTTTCAAAGCTATGTTAGTGATTTCCGATTTTAATCACCTGAAGCATGCACACACGATAAATGCATGCACGAGACGCATGTTTTCATGGTTCTGCGCATGCTTCAGATGATAGAAATACGAACGAGCTACTAGCGCCTTGAGAAGTTGTCgttatactttcctgtggatatattgTCCCACATTCAAATCGGGGTAACTCGTTGTGGAAAGTATCAGAATAGACCAATTTCCGAGTTGCCTGCAACGCCGCATACCCAATACACGCGCCTCACGTAGCAGAGACGGTAAGAGGAGACACGCGCATCACGTAGCAGTAGCCGGAAGAGGAAGCGCGACACACTACTTCCTAATTTTTTTCTGGTTACATTAGTCAGTCAAAGAACTAAGCAAACCAGACCGAGCTGCATTGTTTATTGGAGAACCTCCCCGTTAAGCAGACCGGAACGGAGCATTTTATTTCCAATGGTAAACGGCTTGAGTGAACTATCTTTATTTTTCCACTATCTTTGGCAATAGTACATTTCACTTCTCTCCTCGGATTTTGACAGCAGGACTGATACGTTTTCAGAAAATAGGATTAAAGCCACTCGCTAAGAGTGTTGCCGTTGACTAGGTAAGAACATGTCAATTGTAGACAATTATGATTGTTTTTACGTGACAATATAATTATATTAGTTTATTGTTATGTTAAATATGTAGTTAGCTGGCTTGTTTATCAATACATTGCTATGCAATTCCATGGTAATACATTTATGCTGAGTCTCCGTACAACTTGTTTCCACAACTCTATATACTCAAAGATAACAATATCCACTGACATTTTTTTACAAAAACGAATTTATTTGGTTTaaacagtgcagatgcattttggtaacagaatgacgatGTATGCTGCATAGTTGTGGtgtaactttgcaatcattgtttttggggggtttggcatacattttaatgtGAAATTCTTAGACTCCGCATTATTCTGTAACTGTAGAATTGCCTAAACGAAAAATGGCCACTTTGAAACATCACTAAAACGAATTATTGTAGCTATGTGTTTTGATCAAGTTGGGAGCTGTATTTAAATCAGTCAATCTTTCAGTATTATTTGCCTTCACAATGATATGGACGGGCTAGATTGTTCCATGGAATTCCGTGTAGCCCTAGTGGCTAGCGACACGTGCTGGTTAGCTGTGGCTACTGTAAACATATGCTTTATTCTGCAAAGGCAACAAAGTAGCTCCCCACTTTCTAATGCCATTTTCGATGTCATCATTTTGGGGATTGTTCCCACTTGTCAAGTCGCGAGTCACAGGTAACTCTTTATACCATAAGAGTCTTAAATGTCACTATAAGGAAAGGTCCGGTTCGGTGAAGATCTAGAATATATGCGCGTCGTTTCTCCCACGTGGGGTTCTTGTGAAGTTGTTAGAACAACAGGGGTCCCCTCCTGTCCACACTGACGCGCAAGCACAAAGGGATTTAAGGCATCACTTGTGTTTTGTGAAGAAATATCATTTTATTCTTCATTTTGGGGGTTACTTGTGAAAATGACAAATATAATACATTGTTAATATTTCTGATTTACGTGTTAAGTAACATTAGGTCAACAATTATCATGTGTTcatagtgtgtatgtatgtatgtatgtatgtatgtgtatatatatatatatatatatatatatatatatatatatatatatatatatacacacacacacacatacatacatacatacatacatactggcAATTATAAATGCAAATGTGTTCTGAGTCAACCTAACTGGTAAATAAATGCTGATCATATATTTAACCTCTGTCACAAACAACCTGCTGTTTTAGTCTGTTGGTTGTCAGAGCACCTTGCCCTGTCATGACTGTTCTGAAGCCACAGGCCAAAGGAAGGTTGTTTGTGGGGGCAGGCAGGTAACGACAACCATTGCCATCTGTTTAATCTCCAATTAAAGCGATGCACTTTGACCCCACCTGTCGATCTAATTTTGCCCACTATAGTTCCCCTCCTCCCCCAACCCACCGATGCTTATTGTGATGAATTATGCTCATTTAAGATCTTTGTTGTTCTCTTACCACAGGGCCTGAGCCACTGCACCAGCCTTGTTTTTGTTGTCTTCAAGACGTCTATTTTCTGCATACCCAGAATGACACAGATTGGATTAAACACAGAGGACTGATCCAAAGAGGTGTGTCGCGAGCAGGTAAAACCGAGAGCCTGGGGCAAAGAAGAAAGACGAGACGAGGAATATGACTTACAACAACAGAGAACTGGTGGTATACTATATCACCTATAAACTATCAGAGAGGGACTACCCCTTCAACCACATGGAGCTCACAGAAGCCCAGAATCGGACTGAGGGGGGACAGGTGGAAGGGGGTGCGGCAGTCATGACATACGTCAACGGGACGAGTCCCGGTACTCCTCCACCACGGCAGtcgcccccctcctcccctcggCGGACAGCGGGCCTGGACGCAGTGAAAGAGGCATTGCGGGACTCTGCCAACGAGTTTGAGCTGCGTTATGCCAGAGCTTTCAGTGACCTGTCCTCTCAGCTACACATCACGCCGTCCACAGCCTATCAGAGCTTTGAGAACGTGATGGACGAGGTGTTCCGGGACGGTGTCAACTGGGGACGGGTGGTGGGCCTGTTTGCTTTCGGAGGGGCCCTCTGTGTAGAATGTGTGGATAAGGAGATGAACCCCTTGGTGGGAAGGATCACAGACTGGATGACTGTCTATCTGGACAACCACATCCAGCCCTGGATCCAGAGCCAAGGAGGATGGGTGAGTCACGAGTGAAAAATGTGTGCATGGGGGTAGGGAAGGGTCATGGGTCATTTAGCTCAATGTGGGTTGTTGTATGAAGCATCAGTTCTAGAGGTCGTTGGTACCTGGATAGTTTAGACTGTTTAACTGTTGATTCTGCACATTAGCACCCGTTGTGTGTCGCGTCAGTTTGACTGATCTGTGTACTGTATTTCACGCCTGACCTCTGGTCTCAGGCTGATTTGTCAGCTCTTCGACCTGAGACTGTTCTGTTTTAAAGTGACTGATCTCTCTCGAGACGTGGTGCGGTTGGCTCCAGATCAGCCAAGGAGAAAGACGGGCGATAAGACGGCGTGAGATGGTTGCCTCTGGTCAGTTGGGCATTGATCAGCCTTATTGAGTTTTCAGCTGACTCGAAGTGAGCTCCTCCGTTGGCTGGGATCGTAGTCTTCAAGGGGGAATGAAGTATAGGGTTGAGCTTTATAGATCAACCTTTGTTTTCCCCTGGTTGCTTTCCACGTCTTCCTGTGTTCTCTTAGGTCAGCTGAGTTGTTGTCCTGTTCCTGGTAGGTGGGTGTGTTCTGGGATGTGAGAAGGACACTGTTAAGGTCAGCTCTTCCTTTGTGTGGGCTGACACACGATGGGGTGTGGATTGGAATGGGGAGGGGATGTTGAAACAGTCTCGAAAGGGATGGGTCCTATAGAAACTGGCATCTCGTTGggtacgttgtgtgtgtgtgtgtggaggggccaTCCGATTGGGTTGTCTCTCTGCTGTTGCAGAGCTGAAATTGATTTTTAATTTTAAGAGTTGAAACAGGCAGGTGACTTGGTTAGTGACAGCTCATATGCCGCCACCCACCACACCCAGAAACACCAGACTCAACGCCTTGAACCACTGGACGCTTTTAACGGGAACAGTAACTCATCACGTACAGGACCTCTGTGTAAACAGTCTGTCTGTTATTCTGATGAGACACATGCCCAACCACCTGAGCACCTTAGCAAATTTGAATGTTGTTTCTGTCATCGGATGTTGACTGTTGTTTCTGTCATCGGATGTTGACTGTTGTTTCTGTCATCGGATGTTGACTGTTGTTTCTGTCATCGGATGTTGACTGTTGTTTCTGTCATCGGATGTTGACTGTTGTTTCTGTCATCGGATGTTGACTGTTGTTTCTGTCATCGGATGTTGACTGTTGTTTCTGTCATCGGATGTTGACTGTTGCTCTGAGTGGAAGACGTGAATGGCCTAAATATTGAATGGAATTGTGTGTTCAATCAAGCAGATTCAGTCAAGTAGTTTGGTTTCTGTTCTCCTTGTGGTATTGGAATTGGGTCTCCAGACAAATGTTGTGTCCTCCCTGTGTGTGCTatgtcaatacacacacatcCTATCTAACGTTACCGGTTCAATGTTTGGCGTTCTAGCCATGCCATACTATTGGATCATGTGTATGCCTCAGaccgagcacacacacacacacacacacacacacacacacacacacacacacacacaccataacacagatAAACAGTATATTGATGTATCTTATCATTCCATACTCTACACAAGAATGCACATAACACTTTTGCTCAGATTTGAATTTGTCTGATGTGGTTTCTATGTGTAATGAAGAGAACAAACACACATCCCTCAGTGAGCACcaggggtgtaaagtacttcagtagtttttggggtatctgtactttactgtttatatttttgacaacttttacttcactacattcctgaataaaatattgtatttttttactccatacattttccctgacccccaaaagtatttgttacattttgaatgcttagcaggacaggaaatggtccaatttacacacttatcaagaaaacatccctggtcattcctactgcctttaatctggcagactcactaaacaactgcttcgtttgtaaatgatgtttgagtgtgcccctggaaaTCTGTAAATGGAAGGGGAAATGGTGCCTTCTAGTTTGCCTAATATGaggaatgtgaaattatttatacttttacttttgatacttaagtatatttaaaaccaaatacttttactgaagtagtatttcactgggtgtCTTTCACTTTTATCTGAGTAATTTTATAATAAGCAATCTTTCCTTTTACTAAGGTATGACTTTTGGGCACTTTTTTTCACGACTGGTGAGGACCTGGGACATCCCCACACCACAGGCGAACCTATTAAAATGTACCCTATATTTCCCAGAAAGAAATGCCCTCTTGTTTCCCCATTTCGCTCATGTTTCATTACAAACCTAACCAACACACTTCTTTCTCTGTCCTGTTTTCCCCCTGAAACACGTAGGGTatgctctgtctctgtcctgttttCCTCCTGAAACACGTAGGGTATGCTCTGTCCTGTTTTCCTCCTGAAACACGTAGGGTatgctctgtctctgtcctgttttCCCCCTGAAACACGTAGGGTATGCTCTGTCCTGTTTTCCCCCTGAAACACGTAGGGTATGCTCTGTCCTGTTTTCCCCCTGAAACACGTAGGGTATGCTCTGTCCTGTTTTCCCCCTGAAACACATAGGGTATGCTCTTTCTCTAAAACACACAGATCTGTTGGCAGCTGTACGATGAATAGAGTAGGTGTGGCCTATTACCTGGTTTTATTGTGGCGTTAGAAAGAGAACCAACCAGCTGCGTAGGGGAGGCCACACCCTGTTACAGCACAGGATGACTTACTGCTGTCCTACCTAACAAACATGTTCATTCAGTTCTCCCTGACCGCTCTTCATCCCATAGCTGCTACATAACATATTCGCTCCTGATTTGTGTTAGAGAAATGACCTGAGAAGAACGACTGAAAGAGGTTGAAAGTTGATAGCAGATTGAGTTATGAAGACTGAGTGACAGGTGGAATCCCCCTTGAGTCAACGGTTGGTCTTTGTCTGACCTCAGTGGTGAAGGAGGTTAAAGTGAATGGCGGGAACAGCGCATTTTAAGGAATGATAGGTGGaatcccccttctctctgacCTCAGTGGTGAAGGAGGTTGGAAAGTAAACAGAGTGCCAAAGAGCATCATTTCGAAACAAATTGTGTGAGAGAATGTAGTCTACTGTAacagtatggtggagggagagaatgtagtctactgttacactgtaacagtatggtggagggagagaatgtagtctactgatacactgtaacagtatggtggagggagagaatgtagtctactgatacactgtaacagtatggtggagggagagaatgtagtctactgatacagtatggtggagggagagaatgtagtctactgatacactgtaacagtatggtggagggagagaatgtagtctactgatacactgtaacagtatggtggagggagataatgtagtctactgatacactataacagtatggtggagggagagaatgtagtctactgatacagtatggtggagggagataatgtagtctactgatacactaacagtatggtggagggagagaatgtagtctactgttacagtatggtggagggagagaatgtagtctactgatacactgtaacagtatggtggagggagagaatgtagtctactgatacactgtaacagtatggtggagggagagaatgtagtctactgatacactgtaacagtatggtggagggagagaatgtagtctactgatacagtatggtggagggagataatgtagtctactgatacactgtaacagtatggtggagggagagaatgtagtctactgatacactgtaacagtatggtggagggagagaatgtagtctactgatacagtatggtggagggagagaatgtagtctactgatacactgtaacagtatggtggagggagagaatgtagtctactgatacagtatggtggagggagagaatgtagtctactgatacactataacagtatggtggagggagagaatgtagtctactgatacactgtaacagtatggtggagggagggcAAAGAGGGAGGAGAATGCCTGAGGGGGTTTGAGTTAGTACCAATTATGGGTGAATAATATCTGGACATGCGGTTCTGACAGAATAACGGGTAACTCATTTGGACCGTCAGTGGGAGAGGGCAGTTCTGAGGATGATAGTTGGAAGTGGGAGGACGAAAGATAAGCAGGAAATAAAGGAATAGTTTATCTCCtttgtgtctgtgagagtgccaCACCTCAACTGTAGGCTACATCCCCTCCAGGCCGCTATGTAAcacacattataaactgggtggttcgggCCACACTGTATACCACGTGTAggacaaaatatgtattttttctggtctaattacattggtaaccagtttatagtgtccaggcactccgtgttgcgtcgtgcttaagaacagcctttagtcgtggtatattggccataaacccccccccccccccgggccttattgcttaaacatCATACAGGCTATATTTGACTCTTTTACCACATGAATGTGTTCATGTCCTGTATTCTGTGACTGGGGAACTTGAGCTCttgatattttgtatttttttgtggacATTTCATAGGCAGCACATATTTGTTCTAGACAGTCGAGCCCTTTCAATGAATACATAAACACTGCACATAGGATACACACTGCCTGATCCACACGTCACACCTCTTCCCTGCCGCTGTATGTGAGACTGCCCTAAAGGAAAGGAGACTGTACCCCTGGGACCCATCAGCCCTCCTCTCTCGTCCTCCCTCCCCCAACCACCACACACTAGCAGTCGTGTTGCAGACCAGACAAGCAACAACACGCCAGCAtcaccgtggtgtgtgtgtgcactcaccGTCACGTGTCCACTCGTTTGTTTACCCATCCATCCATGTTTACAAATTTTCTTCAATCCATTTGACAAAATCGCCAATCACGGCTGACTGTCCTCCCCCTGATAGATGATGTCGCAGATCCCCATCTCCCCGATTGTCTTGCCTATACCTGGTCACCATGGGGATTTTGTTTAAATTTTCAAGTGTACGTTTCAAATGAGTAGTGTTGGTATGTTTCTGAAATGACAATGCTAAATGAAGTGAATGTGTTTTTTTAGTTGTGTCGTACAGTGCTTTGATACAATGGATCGAACCGTGTCCTAGACCCGTTCACGTGACCATCTTAAACAAAGGACCTCTGGGTGAGCGCACGTACAgacaagtgtatgtgtgtgtcccccacacacacagtattgtgTGTCGCTATCTGCTGTGCCCAGCCGTCCCCACAGGTAACATGCTGGTATGTAAATGTGCAGTaatagacattctgatgggtAGAGGAGACCATGTGAACAGTAACAGACATTCTGATGGGTAGAGGAGACCGTGTGAACAGTAACAGACATTCTGATGGGTAGAGGAGACCGTGTGAACAGTAACAGACATTCTGATGGGTAGAGGACCATGTGAACAGTAACAGACATTCTGATGGGTAGAGGACCGTGTGAACAGTAACAGACATTCTGATGGGTAGAGGACCATGTGAACAGTAACAGACATTCTGATGGGTAGAGGACCGTGTGAACAGTAACAGACATTCTGATGGGTAGAGGACCGTGTGAACAGTAACAGACATTCTGATGGGTAGAGGACCGTGTGAACAGTAACAGACATTCTGATGGGTAGAGGAGACCATGTGAACAGTAACAGACATTCTGATGGGTACAGGACCATGTGAACAGTAACAGACATTCTGATGGGTACAGGACCATGTGAACAGTAACAGACATTCTGATGGGTACAGGAGACCGTGTGAACAGTAACAGACATTCTGATGGGTAGAGGAGACCATGTGAACAGTAACAGACATTCTGATGGGTAGAGGAGACCGTGTGAACAGTAACAGACATTCTGATGGGTAGAGGAGACCGTGTGAACAGTAACAGACATTCTGATGGGTAGAGGAGACCATGTGAACAGTAACAGACATTCTGATGGGTAGAGGAGACCGTGTGAACAGTAACAGACATTCTGATGGGTAGAGGACCATGTGAACAGTAACAGACATTCTGATGGGTAGATCTGAACTTGGGTTGGCCATTGCCTGTCTGTTTTTCTAACCTCCACAATGGCACAGAATCCTCACAACTCTCTTTTGGATTTTAAATGGTAACCACTAGGGTTGacatattcagaggtggaaactttctgtgagaatatatgggaattaatttTAATACCATTTGAAATGTAGGTGTTTTTTgacattggatatatttaccatatcctatggagacagaaacagaaaccctTTGACCTtctcataagtagacataattgcaaattattaaatctttccaatataaaaaaaaaa
This window of the Oncorhynchus clarkii lewisi isolate Uvic-CL-2024 chromosome 16, UVic_Ocla_1.0, whole genome shotgun sequence genome carries:
- the LOC139368955 gene encoding bcl-2-like protein 1 → MTYNNRELVVYYITYKLSERDYPFNHMELTEAQNRTEGGQVEGGAAVMTYVNGTSPGTPPPRQSPPSSPRRTAGLDAVKEALRDSANEFELRYARAFSDLSSQLHITPSTAYQSFENVMDEVFRDGVNWGRVVGLFAFGGALCVECVDKEMNPLVGRITDWMTVYLDNHIQPWIQSQGGWDRFAEIFGMDAAAESRKSQETFKKWLLAGMTLVTGVVVGSLFAQKRL